A region of the Arthrobacter sp. U41 genome:
AGCTGCTGGGCGAGGTCCACGGATCCGCCCACCAACCCGTGTGCCCCCAGGACCACCACGGCGATGCCGGCCACGAGCAGAACAATATCCACGAGCTTGCCCTTCGGGGAGGGCCGGGGCGGCGGGGCGTATTCGGCTTCATACTCCGCGCGTACGGACGCCAACTCCCGCCGGCTAACACGCAGGATCACGGCCGTGTAGATCAGTGCGATGGCCACCAGCAGCACGCCGTCGGTCCGAGAGAGCGTCCGATCCAGCGTCATCAGCAGCAAGCTGATGGCTGCCAGTGCCATCATGGGTAGGTCGAAGCGGAGGATCTGACCGTGCAGTGTCAAGGGGCGCAGCAGAGCGCTGAGCCCCAGGATGAGGAGCAGGTTGACGAGATTGGTGCCGGCGATGTTGCCGACCGCGAGATCCCCGGCACCGACCCACACTGCGTCGACGCCGACGGCCAGCTCCGGGGCGCTGGTGCCGATGGAGACCACGGTCAGCCCGATGACGAGGGGAGACACACCCAATCGGGCTGCCAATCGAGTGCCTGCACGGAGCACGAGCTCGGCTCCGGCGATCAAGGCGGCCAACCCAACCACGATGAGCATCCAGCTCCCCATGAGACCCTGAACCTCCCAAATCCGATGGATTCCGAAAATCGTCGCAACACCTGATCATCTCAGGAGCTGCAATGGACCCCCAAGGGTCCAGGAACCGCCCTGACGTGCGCGTCCGTGGAGGCACAAGTCGCGCTCGTTGCAAGGACTGAGCGGCAGATGCTCACCATCCCGAGTCTGTTGACTTCGTCACCACCTTCGGAACGTTCCGATTCTCCTGCGGAACGCCGCGCCATTGCTGCGGACCTGACGTCCCTGCACAATTTGCTTGCCCGTTCCTCGAACAACATCAAGAAACTCGCACGGCAGGCAAACGCTACGGGCGAATTCCCCGCAGAACGAGCGGAGCACTGACCACCACCCGAGCACAGCAAGCCTGGCGGGAGATCCACCTCAGAGACACATGCGAACCTTGTTTCGCGAGTTTATGTGCTTTAGTCTGGCTGTATCAGTTTAGCCCCGCCAACGGCAGTGGCAAAAGGAGTTCCTGTGTCGAACCTGATCCCGTGGCTTGCTCTGGCCTTGTGGTCCGCCGCCATCGCACTGCGGTTGCATCCGCGAACTCGTTGCTGGGCCCCGCGCGGCATCGTGGGCAGCGCAGGAACGAGGACCCGCGGGCCTGTCCATTTCATCCGCCCCCCTGACGGGCCGGTACCTCGTTGACCCGCCACGAATGGCGGCAAGTTCCGATGTGTACCTCATACCGGCAGATTGTCCACCGCTTCGGCTACCTCAAGGTCGGCCTTGCCCTGGTGTTGATCCGGATGGCAAACAAGACGATGCTCAAGATGGATACGAGTACACCCCCATCACCCTCTCCGACCGGATACCTCACCAGACACCACGAGGAATGAACAGTAATGGCAATCAAGGACGACCAGTCATCCCACTTCCTTCCGGCGATTGGCGCGAAGGACGCGCCTCTGCGGGATCCGCACCTGCAGAGCGCGACCGCCGTGGCGGAGTCGCTGGGCGTCAATTCCGCGCAGGGACTCGGTGAGACAGAGGTTGCCCGACGACGGGAGCTGATCGGTGAGAACCGTTTGGCCGAGCGGCCGCGGCGGCCAGGCTGGCTGCGGTTTCTCGACCAGTTCCGTAGCCTACTGATCCTCATCCTGCTCGGTGCCGCGGTTCTCGCCGGCGTCGTCGGGGACCTCAAGGACACGATCGTCATCCTGATCGTGCTCCTGATCAACGCCGTGATCGGCTTCGTTCAGGAGAACAGGGCGGAGCGCAGCCTCGAGGCGCTGCGCGACATGCTGGTGCCCACCGCACGGGTCCGCCGGGACGGGTCGGTGCGGGTGGTCGGAGCGGTCGAGCTTGTGCCGGGTGACCTGGTCCTGCTCGAGGCCGGAGACCGGGTGCCGGCCGACGGACGGTTCCTGGTGGCGGAGTCGGTGGAGATCGACGAGTCCGCGCTGACCGGGGAGTCTCAGCCGGTGGCCAAGGACACCTTGCCGGTGGGCGCCGCTCCCGGTGAGAAAGTGCCGCTGGCCGACCGCACCGGCATGGGCTACATGAACACCGCGCTCACCCGCGGCCGGGCCGAACTCGTCGTTACCGCCACTGGCGCGCAGACCGAGGTCGGCGCGATCGCGGAACTGCTTGCGAGCGGCGAGGAGCCCAAGAGCCCGCTGCAGGTGCAGTTGGATTCACTGGGCAAGCGGATCGCCCTGATCGGCGGCATCGCCATCGCCATCTACGTGACCATCGCCCTCGTGCGCGGTGAGCCTTTGGGCGAGCTGGCGCTCACGGCGGTGGCCCTCGCCGTGGCCACGGTGCCCGAGGGTTTGCCGGCCGTGCTGGCCCTCACCCTCGCCCTCGGCGTCGGTCGAATGGCCCGGCGGGGAGCTATCGTCAAGCGGCTCGCCTCGGTGGAGACCCTGGGCTCGGCTACGGTCATCTGCAGCGACAAGACCGGAACGCTGACGCTGAACCAGATGACGGCCCGTGCGCTGGTGTTCGCAGGCCAGCGGATGCGCATCGACGGCGAGGGGTATTCCCCGACAGGCTCGATCATTGCCGAGACCGCCGGGCAGCGGACCGGGGATGCCGGGCGTCTGCTGGAACCGTTCGTTCTGTGCAGCGACGCTGTGCTGGCTGCCCCGGGGGAGGGTGGCCGGGCTGGCATCGTCGGCGACCCCACCGAGGGCGCGCTGGTCGTTGCGGCCGTGAAGGCCGGGATCGACGCCCCGACGCTGCGTGCGGCGCACCCGCGGGTGGCGGAGCTGCCCTTCGATAGCGCCCGCAAGTTCATGGTGACCGCACACGAGGAGGACGGCCGCATCCGGGTCTACCTCAAGGGCGCTCCCGAC
Encoded here:
- a CDS encoding calcium/sodium antiporter; amino-acid sequence: MLIVVGLAALIAGAELVLRAGTRLAARLGVSPLVIGLTVVSIGTSAPELAVGVDAVWVGAGDLAVGNIAGTNLVNLLLILGLSALLRPLTLHGQILRFDLPMMALAAISLLLMTLDRTLSRTDGVLLVAIALIYTAVILRVSRRELASVRAEYEAEYAPPPRPSPKGKLVDIVLLVAGIAVVVLGAHGLVGGSVDLAQQLGVSDALIGLTIVSIGTSAPELVTTLVATVRNDRDVAVGNLIGSSVYNIAFILGVTTLTAPGGITVSEQLVQVDLPLMTAAVLLCIPVFLSGRRVHRFEGGLFVVLYLGYLLWLLTTRT
- a CDS encoding cation-translocating P-type ATPase, with the protein product MAIKDDQSSHFLPAIGAKDAPLRDPHLQSATAVAESLGVNSAQGLGETEVARRRELIGENRLAERPRRPGWLRFLDQFRSLLILILLGAAVLAGVVGDLKDTIVILIVLLINAVIGFVQENRAERSLEALRDMLVPTARVRRDGSVRVVGAVELVPGDLVLLEAGDRVPADGRFLVAESVEIDESALTGESQPVAKDTLPVGAAPGEKVPLADRTGMGYMNTALTRGRAELVVTATGAQTEVGAIAELLASGEEPKSPLQVQLDSLGKRIALIGGIAIAIYVTIALVRGEPLGELALTAVALAVATVPEGLPAVLALTLALGVGRMARRGAIVKRLASVETLGSATVICSDKTGTLTLNQMTARALVFAGQRMRIDGEGYSPTGSIIAETAGQRTGDAGRLLEPFVLCSDAVLAAPGEGGRAGIVGDPTEGALVVAAVKAGIDAPTLRAAHPRVAELPFDSARKFMVTAHEEDGRIRVYLKGAPDVLLARSTALLTAEGVRDLDAAGRDQLASEVTALASRGLRVLAAATTLMDDLPAAGDPSNADALEHRLTGLTLLGLVGIADPPRPQAKDAIALAHRAGVSVKMITGDHRDTAAAIARELGIRGEVVTGAELDRMAPEELSERVESIGVFARVAPEHKVAIVGALTALGHVTAMTGDGVNDAAALRAAHMGVAMGITGTEVTKEAGDMILTDDDFATIVASVHEGRSIYDNVVKFVRFQLSTNIGAILSFLGATVAGLPAPLTAIQVLWVNIIMDGPPAMALGVDPARPGLMDEPPRRATDRILDRTRLLRMLRAGAVMAAGTLSVLTLAEGAYGAAVASTMAFTTFVLFQFFNALNARAERQTVFTRHLFTNRWLWISFAAVLVLQVLAVQLAPLQGIFDTTSLSATQWLICLAVASCVLVVEETIKLAHRAGRKR